A genome region from Mesorhizobium sp. WSM2240 includes the following:
- a CDS encoding ABC transporter permease, with amino-acid sequence MAVLAANRSGFGSALPWLAPAYLWLTVAIFLPLSAMAFFSFMSDLPVAGREWAFSLENYAAFFSQRLYATLLLASLRLGLEVTLWCVIVGFPAAYVLAKVLKGRSREAIFLLVILPFWSNGLVRIFSWAMVLREGGILDTALNAVLPFRISIDLMYSYPAVVIGLVHSYVPYMVLTCYLTLQAIDDSLVEAARSLGASRLTILRRLIIPLSMPGLVAGAALIFIPVVGSFMEPRILGGRTGTFYGTIIEDQFVAVFNWPLGAALSFILLAVVLIILALASPVLRRTA; translated from the coding sequence ATGGCTGTTTTGGCCGCAAATAGGTCAGGATTTGGCTCCGCGCTACCGTGGCTCGCGCCCGCTTATCTTTGGCTGACGGTGGCCATCTTCCTGCCACTGTCGGCCATGGCGTTCTTCTCCTTCATGAGCGACTTGCCGGTGGCCGGCCGAGAATGGGCCTTCAGCCTCGAAAATTACGCGGCCTTCTTCTCGCAGAGGCTCTATGCGACGCTGCTTCTGGCATCGCTGCGGCTCGGCCTCGAAGTGACGCTCTGGTGCGTCATCGTCGGCTTTCCCGCCGCTTACGTTCTGGCGAAGGTGCTGAAGGGCCGCAGCCGCGAGGCGATTTTTCTGCTCGTCATCCTGCCCTTCTGGTCGAACGGACTGGTTCGCATCTTCTCCTGGGCAATGGTGCTGCGCGAGGGCGGCATATTGGACACGGCGCTCAACGCTGTGTTGCCGTTCCGGATCAGCATCGACCTAATGTATTCCTATCCAGCGGTCGTGATTGGGTTGGTGCACTCTTACGTGCCCTATATGGTGCTGACCTGCTACCTCACCTTGCAGGCGATCGACGATTCGCTTGTCGAGGCTGCCCGCTCGCTGGGCGCTTCGCGGCTGACGATCTTGCGCCGGTTGATCATTCCGCTGTCGATGCCGGGTCTGGTCGCGGGCGCAGCGCTGATCTTTATCCCCGTCGTCGGCTCCTTTATGGAGCCCCGTATTCTCGGCGGCCGCACTGGGACCTTCTATGGCACGATCATTGAGGACCAGTTCGTCGCCGTCTTCAACTGGCCGCTTGGTGCGGCGCTCTCCTTCATCCTGCTCGCGGTCGTGCTGATCATCCTCGCCCTGGCGTCACCCGTCCTGCGGAGGACCGCGTGA